ACGAGGCAGAGGTTTGCCATTTTGGTGCAAACGGTGTCAGGGGGGACGAGCATCGGGCGTTGGACGTGCCAACGAGGCACGTGGGGTGCGCGGCGCTGGAAAGAAACTAGGGTTTCTAGGTCTGCCAAAATTGGCTTGGGTTCTGGGCCTATTGGGCTATCAAAAATTGGGTTGGGGTCTAGGTTTTTTTTGTTTCGGGCCTACAAAATTTAGGCATGTATTTGGGTTAAAACTTTTTGTAAGCGGATTACTTATATTTTTTGGGTTTTCATTTAAATGGGTCGGGCAAAATTGGGCCCATACACAACGCATTCAAGTTTATCTCTTTCTGTATTgacaacaataatattaataccaACTAAagtcaataaattttaaataatcaaTTAAAGTGTGTTTATATATTTTTCCAATTAAAAATAAGATTTTAAGGTCATTTAAAAGTGATTCAAATTACTACACGCTTTCATATCTACGGGGAAATTGCCTAGAAACCTCTGTTTACTTTCCTTGCAAATTTGATCTATTCTTCTTATTCTTCATGCTCCTATATTTAAAAGACTGTTTGTAGTTTCTTTATGATATCTGACATCTGTTTTCCGATTTTGAACACTAGTGTCAGTTATCTTTTTTTCTCATCATGTTGTCATTGCCTTCAACTTCATCCTCCATTTCTAGAAGGAAATATGATGTTTTCTTAAGTTTTAGAGGTGAAGATACTCGCAAAAACTTCACTGATCATCTTTATGATGCTCTGAAAAGGAGCAGAATAATCACCTTCAGGGATGATCCAAAGCTGGAGGCCGGCGAAGAGATCGCGCCAGAACTGTTTAAAGCCATTCAGCAATCATGGTGCTCCGTAATCGTATTTTCAGAATCTTATGCTTCTTCGGGTTGGTGTTTGGACGAACTTAGTGCGATTGTTAAGCAGAAAAAGGACAAGGGTTATAAAGTGTTTCCAGTTTTCTATGACGTGGATCCATCTGATTTGAGAAAACAGAAAGGAAAAGTTGAAGAAGCCTTTGTGGAACATGAAAAGAGATATGATGAAGATAAGGTCCAAAGGTGGCGAAATGCTTTGACTCAAGTCGCAAACATTAAGGGATGGCATTTAAATCACAGGTAACTCCTTCATATCTTCTCTATTTTCCAATTTTACTGCTTACATGATATTCTTCTCTATTTCATAGTAAAATTTCAATCTCTGTTGAAAATCATTACCACTTGATGAAGAGACCATGAAACCCAAAACTCCCGATATCAGACTCTTGACCCAAGGCCTTTCAGACAACACTACAAAACTGCTGCCCCGACCCTCCGAATCAAGAAACAAAAAACCCATCTCTCCCCACCAAAAGAACAAGAAAACCCAAAGAAATATAAACAACACAGACATCATACCCAAAGCAAATTGAAAATTTAGATTTAGCCGagcaaacccaaaaaaaaaaccatataGATTAGAATACATGTTATATCAATATATACACCCATGTCCATTAGCTGTTGATTTCCCGTTTAGAGACCAAATTCCTTTTTTTGTTTGTGTTTATAGGCATGAAACCGAATTTATCAGAGACATCGTTAGAAAGATATCAGCAAAATTATGTGAAACATATCCAATTGTCCATGATGAGTTGGTTGGAATTAGTTCACGCTTAGAGGAGTTGTATGCAAAAATAGATATTGGTGAAGATGAAGTCCGAATTATTGGAATTTGTGAAATGGGTGGCATCTGTAAAACAACTCTTGCAAGAGTTGTTTCCACTCAAATGTCACCTCATTTCGAAGGTAAAAGCTTTCTTGCTAATGTTAGAGAAGTTTCAAATACACGTGGACTTGTTTCGTTACAGAAACAACTTCTTTCTCAAATCTTGCCTGAGGAATGCTTTAATTTCTTCAATGTTCATGAAGGGAATGCCATAATTAACCACAGGTTATCTAACAAAAAGGTTCTTGTTGTTCTTGATGATATTGATAACCTACAACACTTAAAATGCTTAGTTGGGAGGCGTGACTGGTTCGGTTTAGGGAGCAGAATCATTGTAACAACAAGAGATGAACATTTACTCCGATCTTATGGAGTTGATGACGTGTATAAGCCTACAACATTGAATGCATATGAAGCACTCCGACTTTTCAATTTGAAAGCTTTTAATGGTGAGACAAGGCTAGAAAATGATTTTAGTGATCTTTCTAAATGTGTTTTAAAATATGTTGGAGGCCTTCCCTTAGCTCTTGAAGTTTTGGGTTCCTTTTTGTGTGGCCGAGATGCAGCTCAATGGAGAAGTGCAATAGAAAGACTTGAAAGAGATTCTAATAAAGAAATTCTTGACAGACTTCAAATAAGCTTTGATGGATTGGACCAAACTGAGCAGAATATATTTTTAGATATAGCATGCTTCTTTAACGGGAAGGAGAAAGATTTTGTAATGAAAGTATTAGATGGCTGTGAGTTTTTTCCCGATATTGGAGTTGATATTCTCATTAAAAAATCTCTACTAACAGTTAATGAAGACAACAAATTGTGGATGCATGACTTACTAcaagaaatgggaagaaaaattGTTAGGGAAAAATCTATTGCTGAACCTGGAAAACGTTGTAGATTGTGGGcagaaaaagatgtttatcatatgCTAACAAAAAACACAGTAAGTCATTCCATAAAATTATATATTCTAGTATTAAAAGGTCTATTATATTTATAAAgtgtttaagtgtttattttaAATATCGACAAAGTAAAATGAGTACATTTGTCCTCTATATTTCTAGGaagtgttattttatttttttattataaatattaaaaagacATGCACGAGATGTATAAAATAGAATGTTATTTCATTGAATAACTTTAGTTGAAAATTGTTTTATTTAGTTTGTTTTTGTTTATTAATTTCAACACATAATAAATGATGCTAAACAAGCTTTGATAATCATAAATGTAAATTTCAAGAGTTTTGGtcttatgtttaaatttttatgtttaggCTACAGAGATGATTGAAGGCATGATTATTGACAATAAAAGGTAAGAAAACATACAAacatatatttatgtatattttttttgtaaaaataataataataaaagaagtgGCAAAAATCTTTCATGCttaatatttcaaaaaaaaggaaaaagagtgGTATGTGTTAGCAAAATGatataaatgtatgtattcatTATTAAGGGTGAGTGTTCGATCAAATCTAataaaaatttcgagttaattgattgatgaattctatcttatcatcctaacttgatttgattttttttcgaaTCAAgtcgagtgaaatgaaatttgagtcgatcgagtcgaatcgagtaaaattgttagagttaaattaaaaattaaacatctcaaaTTAAAACTTTGTTATAATATAAGTAATTTCATTTTAGAgaacataaatttgaaaccatatatatttgaaaaattccaaagcaaaataagaaaaaaaagatagtttagtatgataaacttgaatagttaatttatttatttaggtctccaattttagaaatttttgaattttaactttttatatatttttagattttttaaaattttataattttcaaaaatataaattttgaattttttaaatatttttattttaaaatttattttcgaaTCGAACTTTGCTGGTCTGTATTCATTATATACAGTTGTTAAGAGTATGTTTGTTGTAATTGTGAAAGTTCGTTGCATGTATTTTGGCGTAATTGTAATGTCATTGCATTTGGTTGTATCTATTTCTTACATTCTCTCTTTTAGCCAAACACTTTTCTTATGTGTATATCATGGTTTCTAGCTGTGTGAGTTTGTGAATATCAACTCCAATTCTTTGAAGCTATGTTATTCAAATTTGGATATAGGTGTTTTGTATATCTGAAATCATATTTTTGTTTTACCTAGGGAAATGAACAAGACTCTCACTTTGAGTGCAGATGCCTTCATAAAGATGAAAAGATTAAGACTACTTAAAGTCCTTTGTTGTTCAAATTGTCATGATTTTACCTATCTTTCTAATGAGCTATGACTTTTAGATTGGACAGAATATTCTTTAAAATCTTTACCTTCAAGCTTCCAACCAGAAAATCTTGTTGCACTTCTCCTATCTTATAGCAAAATTGAACAACTATGGAAAGAAAACATAGTAAGAATTAACTAATTTGATCATTGTTTTCTATCTTATTTTGAGAAGAAAGATGAATTTTTTATTTCCATTGAAGAAAAACAATAAAAATGAGCTTTCCTATATTATTCTCTCTTTTATCTCTAATTTATTATTGTTTTCAACAGCCCCTGTATAAGTTGAAAGTGCTCAACCTCAAAGGGTCCGAAAACCTGATCAAGGCACCGGACTTAACAACTGCCCCaaatcttgaaattttggttTTGAAAGGTTGTACTAGATTAGTATATATTCATCCATCTGTTGGAAATCTGAGCAgtcttgttttgttaaatttgaaaGATTGCAGGAACCTTGTGAGTGTCCCAGGGAGCATAGGTGGGTGTAAAAGTTTAAAAACTCTTAATCTTTCTGGTTGTTATAAAGTTGATTATTTGCCAGAGAATTTGCAGCAACTAGAGTTTTTGGAAGAGCTTGACTTAAGAAAAACAGCCTTACGAAAACCGCCATCCTTCATTTCTCAATTAAAAAATCTTATAGTTTTGTCATTCGATGGGCGCAAGGCAATTCAAAGAGGAAGGATAAATTCCATGACTTCGATGTTACCTTCATTGTTAGGTTTGAGTTCATTAAAAGAGCTGAATCTAAGGGACTGCAATCTTTTCGATATTCCTGGTGATATTTGTTGTCTATATTCATTAGAAGAACTTGATCTCAGTGGTAACAACTTCATCGGCATACCTTCTTCTCTTACTCGTCTTTCCAAGCTTGAATTTCTTCGATTGTCGAATTGCAAGGAGCTTAAATCGTTGCCTGAACTTCTAACAAGTATAAAAAATGTGTGGACAGATGGTTGTACTTCACTTGAATTAGTTGCAAATCCATCAAAAGTATACAATTCGATCTATTGGTCTAAGTATAATGGTATTCACTGCTACAGATTGGCTGAGAACATCGATGCCTTAACATTGCTGAAAAACCATCTAAAGGTTCGTTAATATCTTTGTTTCTTTCACAGTCTAATAATTATTCATGGTGTTAGTTACCAAACAATTAACAACTAGAGTTTTATTTTGCAGGTATTTGGAAATTCAAGAGAAGTATTTGATATTATTATGCCTGGAAGTGAAACTCCGGAATGGTTTAGTCAACAGAGAAATGACTCTTCGATTAAGATAGATTTGCCTCTGGAAGTTTGGAATGATAGTCAATGGATGGGAGTTGTATTGTGCTGCATTTTTGTCAGTGATGATGCTTCAAGGGCTGAGGAACTCATGTGTGCAGCTTTTATTAATAATAGATATTCTAGACAAGCCAATTGCACTCAATCTAATTTCCAGGGTAGAAATCCTCGAGAGGCCAGGTGGGGTATCTGTATTTTCCCGCCTGAAGAACAGCCCGTGATGAAGGACCACATTTTCATTCGTTATTTCTCACGTGACGAGTTGTATCAGATTTCCTTGAAACACAAATGTGGTGGATGTGAAACCGATAATTTATGGGCAACAGATTGCTTAGATCAGGAACTTGAGTTGTCTTTCGAAGTAGGGATTTGCATAGCCAGTGTTAAGGTGAAGAAGTGTGGTGCTAGATTAGTCTATGAGAGAGATTTGGAAGATATGGAACAAATACAAGAGCTGCATAGTAGTCAGTGTTGTGCGAATTTTGAAGATATCCAGCAATACTCTGATGATGTGGGATCAATAGGCAATGGTTCCCTTATAAAGCGAAAACGTAATATCTACGAGGATATGGATGAAGGGCTGCAACCAAAACGAATTCACAAAATTTttacatttcttttaattttaattttgatttttttaattttttttatttttatagtttttgaattatttgttaaCATGATATATTAAACAAATTATATTATGTTAGCATGATATGTATATAAACTCCCGTATGATTTGCAATGCCAACAATGTTTAAAAAAATAATGTTTTAGTCATTGTTtccattaaaaaataatttgactCTTTTTGAAATGCTAAAGACTAAATTTAACTCAAGAAAAGAATAAAagtcaaattgacaaaaatataAATGTTGAGGATTAAATTGATCATTATGTTAATAATATAAGATGTTATgggtatataataataatatattctttcaaaaaaaataagaataacATATAACAAATATTAAATACATCTCATTGCAAATACCAGCCAATTCTTCACGAATGGGTAGCCAATTTCTCAATGGAAAATTATTTGGCTTTGTTCCTTCCCCAAGGTGTGGGGTGGGTGTATCCTATCCTCCACgggaaataaaaatacaatagcatgtattatatttacttttttctTGTACAAATTCATAgatctttcctttcttttctacTTCAAAATTATTTCAAACAGTAGCTAGGAAACACTATTATTCAGGATGAGTTAAGATCCATTCCATTACCTTTCTACACATTCATTATTTACCATTCACACCTATGAATCACTCGTTAAGAGTAAAATTCTGACTTGAAAATAGTAATCAATAATGTATTGAGAAGTAAGGGGAGAAAGCCGCACCCAGTTTCTCTCAGACTTCACGATTCGGTTACGAATGGAACTCCTCAGAATGTGATTCCCACAGCCTAGGTCTGGATGGAAGAATGCAATGACCATCAAACTTTTGCTGCAAGTAAATGATTGCAGCAAGCAGGAGGAGCCCCCAaaatattgtaacatcccaaGCAGCGGAGACAAAACACCGGTCAGGACTCACGGAAACTTGTAACATCCTGTAATAAACAGAGTTGAGATTGCAATAAAGATCATATGCATGTGGCAGCAATCGAACAAAAGTGGTCCCGATATAGAATGAACAACTGAGTGCCTTCTGTTTGGAGTTTGAGAACATGTTGAGAAGTATCTGAGGCAAAAGAAAGCCGTCCAAGATTAAACCTGCATATGATTTGAAGTCATTGTAGATGGAATGATACCAGGAGTCGACGGATGAAGAGTAAAGCAATGCAACATCCGGTCTACGCTTCTCCCTGGCAACAAGCAGTGTAAGTTTGGCCCCAGCAGCATATAGAAATGCAATCACAATTAGGGTCATTTCTTCCGCAAACCGCAAGGACTTCCAGTTGCTGTCACGTGATCTAGCTGAGGCTGTTAATTGGAGAAGGCAAAGTAGTAGTAAGAAAGCAACCACCATAACTACCGTCACAATCACTTCATTTAATTCAATCAATCCACCATTGTGAGGCGAAACCATGTTCCGGTGTTGCTTGTTTGAGCTCAAGGTTTCATAGTCTAGTGCAAGAGGAACCATGTGGCCCAAGGTAAGAATCACAAGCATAACAAGTGAAATGGAAGGGAGTACGTTTGGGTTATTCTGCACATAATAAAGCCGCAATCCTACAAAGATGCACATTAGTGTGTTAGATAATAGAACCGTTGTAGACTTATGATCCATTGTCCAAATCGAACTTTTTCGTTGATCGGTCTTGTAGATAGCAGAATACACTTCTAGACGATCAAATTTAAGAAGATCAGAACTTTTCCGGGTGCTTTCGATGCTTCCCGTGATATATCCTCCAATTTGATTTGGTTTTAATGGAGAAAACTCGAAGTTCAAAAGAATTTCACAGTCCACAGAAGCATTTTCGAACACTTGGTTATCAAATCCCAACTTTCTGCAACCAACCATACACAACTTTCCAGTATCAGAATCATAAATCCCTTCAGCTGTAATCTCCACTTTCTCTTCAATGTAAGAAACATAAACTCCATTAGCTGCATCTATAGGAGTTTGCAATGTGATGCTCACTTCATAGCTAACATTCATAAGCCTTGCAGGCACTGCTCTTTCCAGCATGGTGCCAGGAAGATCCATCAGAAACAAATAAGGCTTGTATAACTGATCGCCGATGGCGAGAGGATCCGCAGAACCCCATCCATGTTTATTCTCTGAACTTTCAACCAACATGTCAAATTTCATGTCTGTGGAATGGCCACTTGGGTAACTTTGTCCCTTGTTCCGGAGCAGCTGCTCCTTTCTCAGGCATAGATTTTTTACTCTGTTAAATTCGGTGTATTCATACTTCAAACCAGGAACTCCCACCATATGGTTCCCGGTACTTCGGAATGTAGTCCTATCAAAGTAACCAGAATCATTTGCGGTTTTTGTGGTCCATATTTGCCCCATTGCACTGCTAGTCTCTCTGATAGACAAGATTGCTGGGAATCTAAAGCTCAACCTTGTTGTGCAGTCACCAACATGAGCGTTAGACCAAGATTCTCCAATGTCTAAAAACCGACAAACAAGAACGAACAGCTGGTTTTCCCTATCATCCCATGTTCCTTCTCCAATCAATGTTGTGTTGGGATTGAAAGAAGGGTATTTTCCGACATGGCTAGTGTTTCTAAATTCTATCAAGACCCGAATTCTCCTTTCAACCTCTGAACACCTAATGCTTgaaaatgagagaaaatgagGCAAATAGCCATTCAACCGAACAAATGGAAGGCAAGTTTGCTTTCCAGAACTGCAGTCCCTTGTGTACTTCAGCTTAAATTCATTTACATGGCCCATTATCATTGAACAAAATCTTCTACTTGGAAGTTCATTGAATGCCAAATACTTCAGGCCATCTCTTTCACCAGAAAACTGATGTGTAAACTCTCTGAAGTCAAAAGTGTACTCATAATTCAACAAAGGAAACATGACAACAGAAATGGGTTCAAAGTAGTAAACCCCATCACTAGAACTTAAACTCTCTAAAGTTCCAGTAATCAAAGTAGTGATGTTACTCGAATTCCTGAGATTTCTAAGCCTGAAAACTGCTGCAGGAGTTAGCAGATTAGCCTGTTTGGAGTAAGCAGAACCTGTTCCAACCATACAGAGATTCCCAGAAAATTCAGACCAGAACCCATGGAGTTTCAAATGAAATGGACTTGGTATCGGATCATATGATTCGTAGAACATCAAGCTTCCCTCAATCTTCCAGACACCATCTGCAACAGTTTTAGACACATATCTGGTTTCAAATGAGAAGGAATTCGAGATTGTGTTGATCTTTGGGTTGAGAATTCCATTTCCACCAATGTAATAACCAGTTTCATATCCATCAAATGCTCCAAAACTCTGAGTGTAAGCTTTAGAGTTGGTGACTGATTCGGGAACAACTGAAGAGCAGTAATCAGAGTAAGCGACTTCACATTCACTCTCACTGTATACATTCACTTCAGTCATGGCAGATTGGAAAGCTTTACTCTCATCATCATTGGGTTCTTCAAATACAATCTCAGCAAATGACACAGATTTTGCAGAAAAACTAATGAACAAAAAGAAGACTGTGAGCTTACAAACCTGTATCATTATTGAAGGTTTCATAGACATTGTAGCATCAAAGATGAAGAAACAATCAGCTATGCTATTGTGAAGCTCTAATTTATTCTTGGAATTTGTCTTTAAGTGATTGAATCTGTCCTATTAAGTATTTTCCCGGCAGAACTGGAATTTTTGCATGGAGCAGTCCGCCCCATCTTGCATTcaaaacaaaacccaaaaaaaaaaaaaatctccttTATTCTCATCATATTTGTATGATATCCAAACTCAAACAAATGTCAGTACGTA
This is a stretch of genomic DNA from Gossypium arboreum isolate Shixiya-1 chromosome 11, ASM2569848v2, whole genome shotgun sequence. It encodes these proteins:
- the LOC108472350 gene encoding disease resistance-like protein DSC1 — encoded protein: MVSSCPLYKLKVLNLKGSENLIKAPDLTTAPNLEILVLKGCTRLVYIHPSVGNLSSLVLLNLKDCRNLVSVPGSIGGCKSLKTLNLSGCYKVDYLPENLQQLEFLEELDLRKTALRKPPSFISQLKNLIVLSFDGRKAIQRGRINSMTSMLPSLLGLSSLKELNLRDCNLFDIPGDICCLYSLEELDLSGNNFIGIPSSLTRLSKLEFLRLSNCKELKSLPELLTSIKNVWTDGCTSLELVANPSKVYNSIYWSKYNGIHCYRLAENIDALTLLKNHLKVFGNSREVFDIIMPGSETPEWFSQQRNDSSIKIDLPLEVWNDSQWMGVVLCCIFVSDDASRAEELMCAAFINNRYSRQANCTQSNFQGRNPREARWGICIFPPEEQPVMKDHIFIRYFSRDELYQISLKHKCGGCETDNLWATDCLDQELELSFEVGICIASVKVKKCGARLVYERDLEDMEQIQELHSSQCCANFEDIQQYSDDVGSIGNGSLIKRKRNIYEDMDEGLQPKRIHKIFTFLLILILIFLIFFIFIVFELFVNMIY
- the LOC128279292 gene encoding disease resistance protein RUN1-like isoform X1, with protein sequence MLSLPSTSSSISRRKYDVFLSFRGEDTRKNFTDHLYDALKRSRIITFRDDPKLEAGEEIAPELFKAIQQSWCSVIVFSESYASSGWCLDELSAIVKQKKDKGYKVFPVFYDVDPSDLRKQKGKVEEAFVEHEKRYDEDKVQRWRNALTQVANIKGWHLNHRHETEFIRDIVRKISAKLCETYPIVHDELVGISSRLEELYAKIDIGEDEVRIIGICEMGGICKTTLARVVSTQMSPHFEGKSFLANVREVSNTRGLVSLQKQLLSQILPEECFNFFNVHEGNAIINHRLSNKKVLVVLDDIDNLQHLKCLVGRRDWFGLGSRIIVTTRDEHLLRSYGVDDVYKPTTLNAYEALRLFNLKAFNGETRLENDFSDLSKCVLKYVGGLPLALEVLGSFLCGRDAAQWRSAIERLERDSNKEILDRLQISFDGLDQTEQNIFLDIACFFNGKEKDFVMKVLDGCEFFPDIGVDILIKKSLLTVNEDNKLWMHDLLQEMGRKIVREKSIAEPGKRCRLWAEKDVYHMLTKNTVSHSIKLYILVLKGLLYL
- the LOC128279292 gene encoding disease resistance protein RPV1-like isoform X2, whose translation is MLSLPSTSSSISRRKYDVFLSFRGEDTRKNFTDHLYDALKRSRIITFRDDPKLEAGEEIAPELFKAIQQSWCSVIVFSESYASSGWCLDELSAIVKQKKDKGYKVFPVFYDVDPSDLRKQKGKVEEAFVEHEKRYDEDKVQRWRNALTQVANIKGWHLNHRHETEFIRDIVRKISAKLCETYPIVHDELVGISSRLEELYAKIDIGEDEVRIIGICEMGGICKTTLARVVSTQMSPHFEGKSFLANVREVSNTRGLVSLQKQLLSQILPEECFNFFNVHEGNAIINHRLSNKKVLVVLDDIDNLQHLKCLVGRRDWFGLGSRIIVTTRDEHLLRSYGVDDVYKPTTLNAYEALRLFNLKAFNGETRLENDFSDLSKCVLKYVGGLPLALEVLGSFLCGRDAAQWRSAIERLERDSNKEILDRLQISFDGLDQTEQNIFLDIACFFNGKEKDFVMKVLDGCEFFPDIGVDILIKKSLLTVNEDNKLWMHDLLQEMGRKIVREKSIAEPGKRCRLWAEKDVYHMLTKNTATEMIEGMIIDNKR
- the LOC108472349 gene encoding uncharacterized protein LOC108472349 codes for the protein MSMKPSIMIQVCKLTVFFLFISFSAKSVSFAEIVFEEPNDDESKAFQSAMTEVNVYSESECEVAYSDYCSSVVPESVTNSKAYTQSFGAFDGYETGYYIGGNGILNPKINTISNSFSFETRYVSKTVADGVWKIEGSLMFYESYDPIPSPFHLKLHGFWSEFSGNLCMVGTGSAYSKQANLLTPAAVFRLRNLRNSSNITTLITGTLESLSSSDGVYYFEPISVVMFPLLNYEYTFDFREFTHQFSGERDGLKYLAFNELPSRRFCSMIMGHVNEFKLKYTRDCSSGKQTCLPFVRLNGYLPHFLSFSSIRCSEVERRIRVLIEFRNTSHVGKYPSFNPNTTLIGEGTWDDRENQLFVLVCRFLDIGESWSNAHVGDCTTRLSFRFPAILSIRETSSAMGQIWTTKTANDSGYFDRTTFRSTGNHMVGVPGLKYEYTEFNRVKNLCLRKEQLLRNKGQSYPSGHSTDMKFDMLVESSENKHGWGSADPLAIGDQLYKPYLFLMDLPGTMLERAVPARLMNVSYEVSITLQTPIDAANGVYVSYIEEKVEITAEGIYDSDTGKLCMVGCRKLGFDNQVFENASVDCEILLNFEFSPLKPNQIGGYITGSIESTRKSSDLLKFDRLEVYSAIYKTDQRKSSIWTMDHKSTTVLLSNTLMCIFVGLRLYYVQNNPNVLPSISLVMLVILTLGHMVPLALDYETLSSNKQHRNMVSPHNGGLIELNEVIVTVVMVVAFLLLLCLLQLTASARSRDSNWKSLRFAEEMTLIVIAFLYAAGAKLTLLVAREKRRPDVALLYSSSVDSWYHSIYNDFKSYAGLILDGFLLPQILLNMFSNSKQKALSCSFYIGTTFVRLLPHAYDLYCNLNSVYYRMLQVSVSPDRCFVSAAWDVTIFWGLLLLAAIIYLQQKFDGHCILPSRPRLWESHSEEFHS